The following coding sequences lie in one Cannabis sativa cultivar Pink pepper isolate KNU-18-1 chromosome 5, ASM2916894v1, whole genome shotgun sequence genomic window:
- the LOC115716147 gene encoding uncharacterized protein LOC115716147: MDDRFQNMGFAANYSSNAFGILGSKQFRVVGAESHADTILCLNSPGSIPFMSNSKGTKRKWSSIDPSACQQVGSSLSLGLGRSPSSSDSKGSSGTACTTMSSAKETDEESSMDLELDFSLHLGNEKLPSPKKHASSILKAVEVQPKVDLELSLSTGFCESEITSVHPSSSSLQSGVEIPLSAFMGNSADEGSTSCHWKEGIIVPPLPTSSIAGDAILFKQVPQKVDPTPIVLDLSSSVLSTPKSSVTCTSGSTIQQQLSQHRSTSSKTCQIEGCGKGARGASGRCISHGGGRRCQKQGCHKGAEGRTVYCKAHGGGRRCEFLGCTKSAEGRTDYCIAHGGGRRCSYEGGCTRAARGKSGLCIRHGGGKRCQKENCTKSAEGLSGLCISHGGGRRCQATGCTKGAQGSTMYCKAHGGGKRCTAAGCTKGAEGSTPFCKGHGGGKRCAFQGGGVCTKSVHGGTNFCVAHGGGKRCAMPECTKSARGRTDFCVRHGGGKRCKFDGCGKSAQGSTDYCKAHGGGKRCSWGHPGSEFGSCASPCNSFARGKTGLCALHSGLVQDKRVHGGATIGSLVQETKLDKVKEVVPEDMNIDVSKLTSADSTGFGLNQFGGPSNFPVGEGRVHGGSHFIKVSSVLGASSSSSNVGVKDASVEPMKSYIIPQNWM, translated from the coding sequence atGGATGATAGGTTCCAGAACATGGGGTTTGCTGCTAATTATTCTTCAAATGCATTTGGGATTTTGGGTTCTAAGCAATTTAGGGTAGTTGGAGCCGAGTCTCATGCAGATACTATCTTGTGTCTTAATTCCCCTGGCTCCATTCCTTTTATGTCAAACTCAAAGGGAACTAAACGGAAGTGGAGTTCGATTGATCCATCTGCCTGCCAGCAAGTTGGCTCGTCACTGTCTCTTGGGCTTGGCCGTTCTCCAAGTTCCTCGGACAGCAAGGGAAGTTCAGGAACTGCTTGCACTACAATGTCTTCAGCTAAGGAAACTGATGAGGAATCCTCAATGGATCTTGAATTGGACTTTTCTCTACATCTTGGCAATGAAAAGTTGCCCAGCCCAAAGAAACATGCTAGTTCAATTTTGAAAGCAGTGGAGGTGCAGCCCAAAGTTGACTTGGAGTTAAGTCTCTCTACTGGTTTCTGTGAATCTGAAATCACTAGTGTTCATCCGAGTTCCAGTTCACTTCAGTCTGGAGTAGAGATACCACTATCAGCTTTCATGGGTAATAGTGCAGATGAAGGATCAACATCATGTCATTGGAAAGAAGGGATTATTGTGCCACCATTGCCAACATCTTCCATTGCAGGGGATGCCATCTTATTTAAACAGGTTCCCCAAAAAGTTGATCCAACTCCCATTGTTCTGGACCTCTCATCAAGTGTATTAAGCACCCCAAAAAGCTCAGTCACCTGTACTTCCGGGTCAACAATACAGCAGCAATTATCTCAACATCGCAGCACTAGTTCGAAGACATGTCAGATTGAGGGATGTGGAAAGGGAGCCAGAGGTGCTTCTGGCCGCTGTATATCTCATGGTGGAGGTCGTAGGTGTCAGAAACAAGGTTGTCACAAGGGTGCTGAGGGCAGGACTGTGTACTGCAAGGCCCATGGGGGTGGTCGGCGGTGTGAATTTCTTGGTTGCACAAAGAGTGCAGAGGGACGTACAGATTATTGTATTGCTCATGGTGGTGGTCGGAGATGCAGTTATGAGGGTGGTTGCACTCGAGCTGCCAGAGGCAAATCGGGACTGTGTATTAGGCACGGTGGTGGCAAAAGATGTCAAAAAGAAAACTGCACAAAGAGTGCAGAAGGCTTATCGGGCCTTTGCATCTCACATGGAGGTGGCCGACGCTGCCAAGCTACAGGATGCACAAAAGGAGCACAAGGAAGCACCATGTATTGTAAGGCTCATGGTGGAGGAAAAAGGTGCACTGCTGCAGGATGCACCAAAGGAGCTGAAGGAAGCACTCCTTTTTGCAAGGGCCATGGTGGGGGCAAAAGATGTGCTTTTCAAGGTGGCGGGGTTTGTACAAAGAGTGTCCATGGGGGTACTAATTTCTGTGTGGCACATGGAGGAGGTAAAAGGTGTGCCATGCCTGAGTGCACTAAAAGTGCTAGGGGACGGACTGACTTCTGTGTTCGCCATGGAGGGGGTAAGCGATGCAAGTTTGATGGGTGTGGCAAGAGTGCACAAGGCAGCACTGATTATTGCAAGGCTCATGGTGGAGGAAAGCGATGCTCTTGGGGTCATCCAGGATCAGAATTCGGCAGCTGTGCTAGTCCTTGCAACTCATTTGCAAGGGGAAAAACAGGCCTATGTGCACTCCACAGCGGCCTGGTACAGGACAAGAGAGTTCATGGAGGTGCAACCATAGGATCTTTAGTTCAAGAAACCAAACTCGACAAGGTGAAAGAGGTTGTCCCAGAGGACATGAACATAGATGTTTCAAAGCTGACTTCAGCAGACAGCACAGGTTTTGGCTTGAATCAGTTTGGTGGTCCAAGTAATTTCCCAGTCGGGGAAGGTAGAGTGCATGGCGGAAGTCACTTCATCAAGGTGAGTTCTGTTCTCGGAGctagcagcagcagcagcaacgTAGGTGTCAAGGACGCTTCCGTCGAGCCAATGAAATCATACATTATTCCTCAGAATTGGATGTAA